The following are encoded together in the Streptomyces sp. NBC_00341 genome:
- a CDS encoding uracil-DNA glycosylase → MTDTDQLPESWRGVLGEELQKPYFKELTEFVEEERAAGPVYPPRGQVFAALDATPYDKVKVLVLGQDPYHGEGQGHGLCFSVRPGVRTPPSLRNIYKEMKEELGLPVPDNGYLMPWAEQGVLLLNAVLTVRAGEANSHKGKGWEKVTDAVIRAVASRPDPAVFVLWGNYAQKKLPLIDEERHVVVKGAHPSPLSAKKFFGSRPFSQINEAVAAQGHQPIDWRIPDLG, encoded by the coding sequence GTGACCGACACCGACCAGCTGCCCGAGTCCTGGCGCGGCGTCCTCGGCGAAGAGCTGCAGAAGCCGTACTTCAAGGAGCTCACCGAGTTCGTCGAGGAGGAGCGGGCCGCAGGACCGGTCTACCCGCCCCGGGGGCAGGTGTTCGCCGCGCTCGACGCGACCCCCTACGACAAGGTGAAGGTCCTGGTCCTCGGGCAGGACCCGTACCACGGCGAGGGCCAGGGGCACGGGCTGTGCTTCTCCGTGCGCCCCGGTGTGAGGACCCCGCCGTCGCTGCGGAACATCTACAAGGAGATGAAGGAGGAGCTCGGCCTGCCGGTCCCGGACAACGGGTATCTGATGCCGTGGGCCGAACAGGGCGTGCTGCTCCTCAACGCCGTGCTGACCGTGCGCGCGGGCGAGGCCAATTCGCACAAGGGCAAGGGCTGGGAGAAGGTCACGGACGCGGTGATCCGGGCGGTCGCGTCCCGGCCCGACCCGGCGGTCTTCGTGCTCTGGGGCAACTACGCGCAGAAGAAGCTCCCGCTGATCGACGAGGAGCGCCATGTGGTGGTGAAGGGCGCACACCCCTCGCCGCTCTCGGCCAAGAAGTTCTTCGGGTCCCGCCCGTTCAGCCAGATCAACGAGGCCGTCGCCGCGCAGGGGCACCAGCCCATCGACTGGCGCATCCCCGACCTGGGCTGA
- a CDS encoding ABC transporter substrate-binding protein: MFYRASLQVAAALASLSLLAGCGLLSDSGSDVEQKLAVGTTSQPSTLDPAAAWDGSWELMRNVFQTLVSFPTGSTSPEPDAADHCKFTDTTSTAYRCTLREGLKFSNGEKLDAEAVKYSIDRIRTIAVKGGPVGMLGSLDRVETKGDSEVVFHLTKPDATFPFILATPAMSLVAPSEYSAHKIRDDGKVTGSGPYLLDAYKQGDRSELVRNPDYKGFADRKNDAVTIRYFKESGAMVKALKKNEIDATYRGLSAEEVVSLEDNQDKNSDLQLVETVGADIRFLVFNPKDPAAGKPAVRRAIAQLVDRDALVAKVYQGTAEPLYSMVPKGIAGHTTSFFDTFGDPDKKKAKKILTDAGITEPVAMTFWFTTDRYGSSTGPEFDELKRQLEASGLFRITLKSRPWNTFQEGFTKGEYPVFGRGWFPDFPDPDNFIAPFVGKDSITGMPYAKDEITKQVLPQTRKESDRGAVSQQFEVAQKALVDDVRLLPLWQGKLYVAAGEDIGGGERALDPQTVMQMWELYRKASW; encoded by the coding sequence GTGTTCTACCGGGCCAGTCTGCAGGTCGCTGCAGCCCTTGCTTCCCTGTCTCTGCTGGCCGGCTGCGGTCTGTTGTCCGACAGCGGTTCGGACGTGGAGCAGAAGCTAGCTGTCGGGACGACCAGCCAACCCTCCACCCTCGACCCGGCGGCGGCGTGGGACGGCTCCTGGGAGCTGATGCGCAACGTGTTCCAGACCCTGGTCAGCTTCCCCACCGGAAGTACGAGCCCGGAGCCGGACGCCGCGGACCACTGCAAGTTCACCGACACCACCAGTACCGCGTACCGCTGCACGCTCCGCGAGGGTCTGAAGTTCTCCAACGGGGAGAAGCTCGACGCCGAGGCCGTGAAGTACTCCATCGACCGGATCAGGACGATCGCGGTGAAGGGCGGACCGGTCGGCATGCTCGGCTCGCTGGACCGGGTGGAGACCAAGGGTGACTCCGAGGTCGTCTTCCATCTGACCAAGCCGGACGCCACCTTCCCGTTCATCCTGGCCACGCCCGCCATGTCGCTGGTCGCGCCGAGCGAGTACTCGGCGCACAAGATCCGCGACGACGGCAAGGTCACCGGGTCCGGGCCGTACCTGCTGGACGCGTACAAGCAGGGTGACCGCTCCGAACTGGTCAGGAACCCCGACTACAAGGGCTTCGCGGACCGCAAGAACGACGCCGTGACCATCCGGTACTTCAAGGAGTCCGGCGCCATGGTGAAGGCGCTCAAGAAGAACGAGATCGACGCCACCTACCGAGGGCTGTCCGCGGAGGAGGTGGTCAGTCTGGAGGACAACCAGGACAAGAACAGCGACCTCCAGCTCGTCGAGACGGTCGGCGCCGACATCCGCTTCCTGGTCTTCAACCCCAAGGACCCGGCCGCCGGGAAGCCGGCGGTGCGGCGGGCGATCGCCCAGCTGGTGGACCGGGACGCGCTGGTGGCCAAGGTCTACCAGGGCACCGCGGAACCGCTCTACTCCATGGTGCCCAAGGGCATCGCGGGCCACACGACCAGCTTCTTCGACACCTTCGGCGACCCGGACAAGAAGAAGGCCAAGAAGATCCTCACGGACGCCGGCATCACCGAGCCCGTGGCGATGACCTTCTGGTTCACCACCGACCGGTACGGATCCTCGACGGGCCCCGAGTTCGACGAGCTCAAGCGTCAGCTGGAGGCCTCCGGCCTCTTCAGGATCACACTGAAGAGCCGGCCCTGGAACACGTTCCAGGAGGGTTTCACCAAGGGCGAGTACCCCGTCTTCGGCCGGGGCTGGTTCCCGGACTTCCCGGACCCGGACAACTTCATCGCCCCCTTCGTGGGCAAGGACAGCATCACGGGCATGCCGTACGCGAAGGACGAGATCACCAAGCAGGTGCTGCCCCAGACCCGCAAGGAGAGCGACAGGGGCGCGGTCAGCCAGCAGTTCGAGGTGGCCCAGAAGGCCCTCGTCGACGACGTCCGGCTGCTGCCGCTGTGGCAGGGCAAGCTGTACGTGGCGGCCGGCGAGGACATCGGCGGCGGCGAACGGGCCCTGGACCCGCAGACGGTCATGCAGATGTGGGAGCTGTACCGCAAGGCCAGCTGGTAG
- a CDS encoding SDR family oxidoreductase — MTVQDSGKVALITGASRGIGYGIAQALVARGDRVCITGRGEDALKEAVETLGSDRVIAVPGKAHDEAHQAVAVERTMEAFGRVDFLVNNAGTNPVFGPIAELDLNVARKVFETNVVSALGFAQQTWKAWQKENGGAIVNIASVAGVSASPFIGAYGMSKAAMINLTLQLAHEFAPVVRVNSIAPAVVKTRFAQALYEGREAEAAAAYPLGRLGVPEDIGGAAAFLTSDQSDWITGQTLVVDGGIFLNAGVG, encoded by the coding sequence ATGACTGTGCAGGACAGTGGGAAGGTCGCGCTGATCACCGGCGCGAGCCGGGGCATCGGCTACGGCATCGCCCAGGCGCTCGTGGCCAGAGGCGACCGGGTGTGCATCACCGGGCGCGGCGAGGACGCGCTGAAGGAGGCCGTCGAGACGCTCGGCTCCGACCGCGTCATCGCCGTGCCGGGCAAGGCGCACGACGAGGCGCACCAGGCGGTGGCCGTCGAGCGCACCATGGAGGCGTTCGGCCGGGTGGACTTCCTGGTCAACAACGCCGGTACGAACCCGGTCTTCGGCCCGATCGCCGAGCTCGACCTCAACGTCGCCCGCAAGGTCTTCGAGACGAACGTGGTCTCGGCGCTCGGCTTCGCGCAGCAGACCTGGAAGGCGTGGCAGAAGGAGAACGGCGGCGCGATCGTCAACATCGCCTCCGTGGCGGGCGTCTCCGCCTCGCCCTTCATCGGCGCGTACGGCATGAGCAAGGCCGCGATGATCAACCTGACCCTTCAGCTGGCGCACGAGTTCGCGCCCGTCGTGCGGGTCAACTCGATCGCCCCCGCGGTGGTGAAGACCAGGTTCGCCCAGGCGTTGTACGAGGGCCGCGAGGCGGAGGCGGCAGCGGCCTACCCGCTGGGGCGGCTCGGTGTTCCCGAGGACATCGGTGGCGCGGCGGCCTTCCTCACGTCGGACCAGTCCGACTGGATCACCGGACAGACCCTGGTGGTCGACGGCGGGATCTTCCTGAACGCGGGTGTTGGCTGA